From a single Candidatus Limnocylindria bacterium genomic region:
- a CDS encoding dipeptidase, translating into MTTIPAADLRSRVHELMPQVRADLERLVRIPSVSADGHDPAPLVRSAELVAELLRAVGADTKVLRAAGGHPAVVGYFKAPPGKPTVLLYAHHDVQPPGPDSEWKTPPFAPTERDGRLYGRGAADDKAGVLAHIAALRAYDGKPPVGVAVFIEGEEEAGSERLRGYLEGEADRLRCDAVVVADGGNWRIGAPAITTTLRGVVACVVEVRVLDKAVHSGGFGGPLPDALTTLARLLATLHDAKGNVAVEGLVRGKAPPLDLTEAELREQAGARKSVKLIGDGGLTDRMWTMPAISVLALDAPAVHDAVNQLVPVARAKVSMRIPPGQDATKALDALVKHLEKNVPWGAELNIERHPVGEPFATKTGGPAYRAMHAALSEAWGAKAVDVGSGGSIPFLFDFAELFPKAEILVTGVDDPQSGPHGPDEGLHLAEFERVCLAETLFLSKLAG; encoded by the coding sequence GTGACGACTATTCCCGCCGCTGATCTCCGCTCGCGAGTGCATGAGCTCATGCCGCAGGTGAGAGCGGATCTCGAGCGACTCGTTCGCATCCCTTCGGTGAGTGCGGATGGGCACGATCCGGCTCCACTCGTGAGATCGGCGGAGCTTGTCGCCGAATTGCTGCGTGCGGTCGGCGCCGACACGAAGGTGCTGCGCGCCGCTGGCGGACACCCTGCGGTCGTCGGGTACTTCAAGGCACCGCCCGGGAAACCCACGGTCCTCCTCTATGCGCATCACGACGTTCAGCCACCGGGTCCCGATTCGGAATGGAAGACGCCGCCGTTCGCTCCGACGGAGCGCGACGGTCGCCTTTACGGACGCGGCGCCGCCGACGACAAGGCCGGCGTGCTCGCGCACATTGCAGCGCTGCGTGCATACGACGGCAAGCCGCCGGTGGGCGTCGCCGTGTTCATCGAAGGCGAGGAAGAGGCCGGGTCGGAGCGGCTACGCGGATATCTCGAGGGTGAGGCCGATCGGCTCCGCTGCGACGCGGTCGTCGTCGCCGACGGTGGCAACTGGCGCATCGGCGCGCCGGCGATCACGACGACGCTGCGCGGAGTCGTCGCGTGCGTCGTCGAGGTGCGCGTGCTCGACAAGGCTGTCCACAGCGGCGGCTTCGGTGGGCCACTTCCTGACGCGCTCACGACGCTCGCCCGCCTTCTCGCAACGCTTCACGACGCCAAGGGCAATGTCGCCGTCGAAGGGCTCGTCCGTGGGAAGGCGCCGCCACTCGACCTCACCGAGGCGGAGCTTCGCGAGCAGGCTGGCGCGCGAAAGAGCGTGAAGCTCATCGGCGACGGTGGGCTTACCGACCGCATGTGGACGATGCCCGCGATCTCGGTGCTCGCGCTCGACGCGCCGGCGGTGCATGACGCCGTGAATCAGCTCGTGCCCGTCGCGCGCGCGAAGGTGAGCATGCGGATCCCGCCGGGACAGGACGCGACAAAGGCGCTCGACGCGCTCGTGAAGCACCTCGAGAAGAACGTTCCGTGGGGCGCCGAGCTGAACATCGAGCGTCATCCGGTCGGCGAGCCGTTCGCGACGAAGACGGGCGGCCCCGCATACCGCGCGATGCATGCGGCGCTGTCCGAGGCGTGGGGTGCGAAGGCCGTCGACGTCGGCTCGGGCGGGAGCATTCCGTTCCTATTCGACTTCGCTGAGCTGTTCCCCAAGGCGGAGATCCTGGTGACGGGCGTCGACGATCCGCAGTCGGGCCCACATGGACCGGACGAGGGCCTCCATCTCGCGGAGTTCGAGCGCGTCTGCCTGGCGGAGACGTTGTTCCTATCTAAGCTCGCGGGCTAG
- a CDS encoding YetF domain-containing protein, translated as MFDLSVPLWEIVLRTMVVYATVLALLRLGGKRELGTMSPADLVVILIIANAVQNAMNGGDVSLIGGLVSAATLVGGNLLLGRFGRNIPILGRLVYEEPTLLLQDGEPITENLKHEHVDVAEVEMAAREHGISDLNEVAAAILEIDGSISIIPKKGGGYHRSHRRFKQVREKT; from the coding sequence ATGTTCGACTTGAGCGTCCCGCTCTGGGAGATCGTCCTTCGGACGATGGTCGTGTATGCGACGGTGCTCGCTCTGCTGCGCCTCGGCGGGAAGCGCGAGCTCGGTACGATGAGCCCGGCGGACCTCGTCGTGATCCTCATCATCGCGAACGCGGTGCAGAACGCGATGAACGGTGGGGACGTATCACTCATCGGTGGTCTCGTGTCGGCGGCAACACTGGTCGGCGGGAATCTCTTGCTCGGTCGCTTCGGCCGAAACATCCCGATCCTCGGGCGGCTGGTCTACGAAGAGCCGACGCTACTCTTACAGGACGGTGAGCCCATCACGGAGAACCTGAAACACGAGCATGTCGATGTTGCCGAGGTGGAGATGGCCGCCCGCGAGCACGGCATCTCGGACCTCAACGAGGTCGCTGCAGCCATCCTTGAGATCGACGGATCGATCAGCATCATCCCCAAGAAGGGCGGCGGCTACCACAGGTCGCATCGCCGATTCAAGCAGGTGCGCGAGAAGACCTAG
- a CDS encoding MoxR family ATPase, producing MTTSVRPGSQMERLLFEIKKVIVGQDHLLERIVVALLARGHLLVEGVPGLAKTLAVKTVAQSISGEFKRIQFTPDLVPADLVGTRIYNQKNGEFQTSLGPVFTNLLLADEINRAPAKVQSALLEVMQERQVTIGRETHKVPDPFLVMATQNPIETEGTYALPEAQVDRFMMKVLITYPSEMDEFVVVERMTGPLATVQPVLTTEQLIGLQREADKVFVDPVLMEYVVRLVTATRSPKEYGVQDIAKYITYGASPRASINIVLTARALAFMRGRNYVLAQDVSDMAVDVLRHRIVLSYEALSDDVTSDTLIGKVMERIPVPTAPMQGHALVR from the coding sequence ATGACGACCAGTGTTCGTCCCGGCAGTCAGATGGAGCGCCTGCTCTTCGAGATCAAGAAGGTGATCGTTGGGCAGGACCATCTGCTCGAGCGCATCGTCGTCGCCCTGCTCGCGCGTGGCCACCTTCTCGTCGAGGGCGTGCCCGGTCTTGCGAAGACCCTCGCCGTGAAGACCGTCGCCCAATCGATCAGTGGCGAGTTCAAGCGGATCCAGTTCACCCCGGACCTCGTGCCCGCCGACCTCGTCGGCACTCGCATCTACAACCAGAAGAACGGCGAGTTCCAGACCTCGCTCGGTCCGGTCTTCACCAACCTGCTCCTCGCGGACGAGATCAACCGTGCGCCGGCGAAAGTGCAGAGCGCGCTCCTCGAGGTGATGCAGGAGCGGCAGGTCACGATCGGGCGCGAGACGCACAAGGTGCCGGATCCGTTCCTCGTCATGGCGACGCAGAACCCGATCGAGACCGAGGGCACGTACGCGCTGCCCGAGGCGCAGGTCGACCGCTTCATGATGAAAGTCCTCATCACATATCCGAGCGAGATGGACGAATTCGTCGTCGTCGAGCGCATGACAGGCCCGCTCGCCACGGTGCAGCCGGTCCTCACCACGGAGCAGCTCATCGGGCTGCAGCGCGAGGCCGATAAGGTCTTTGTCGACCCGGTGCTGATGGAGTACGTCGTCCGCCTCGTGACCGCGACGCGGTCTCCGAAGGAGTACGGCGTCCAGGACATCGCGAAATACATCACGTACGGCGCGAGCCCACGTGCTTCGATCAACATCGTTCTCACCGCGCGCGCTCTCGCCTTCATGCGCGGGCGCAACTACGTTCTCGCGCAGGACGTCTCGGACATGGCGGTCGACGTGCTTCGGCACCGCATCGTTCTCTCGTACGAAGCGCTCTCCGACGACGTGACATCCGACACGCTCATCGGAAAGGTCATGGAGCGCATCCCGGTGCCGACCGCGCCGATGCAGGGTCATGCTCTCGTCCGTTAG
- a CDS encoding LuxR C-terminal-related transcriptional regulator yields MTPREREVLQRVVAGMANKAIAEEMGIGEQAVKAHISRLFLKFRVESRAGLAVAALNQEIDERSTAVRELERLAQQERRDALRTRAKLLGSLVGKDPAVVVDRDGRVLLANPAFQRTFAAALYQDERGVKLPADATPLARAARGKPASIRFKLASGPRKGSWWHATAEMVEFEGPGGGALVVFHRVRGPGS; encoded by the coding sequence ATCACCCCACGTGAACGCGAGGTGCTTCAACGCGTCGTCGCGGGTATGGCGAACAAGGCGATCGCCGAGGAGATGGGGATCGGCGAGCAGGCTGTCAAAGCGCACATCTCGCGGTTGTTCCTCAAGTTCCGCGTCGAGAGCCGAGCGGGTCTCGCGGTAGCGGCACTGAACCAGGAGATCGACGAACGCTCCACAGCGGTGCGCGAGCTCGAGCGTCTCGCGCAGCAGGAACGGCGCGATGCCCTGCGGACCCGCGCGAAGCTGCTTGGGTCGCTCGTCGGGAAGGATCCCGCCGTGGTCGTCGACCGCGACGGCCGGGTGCTTCTCGCGAATCCGGCGTTCCAGCGGACGTTCGCGGCCGCGCTCTATCAGGACGAGCGTGGTGTCAAGCTGCCCGCGGACGCGACACCGCTCGCGCGTGCCGCCCGCGGCAAGCCGGCGTCGATCCGGTTCAAGCTGGCGAGCGGGCCGCGCAAAGGCAGCTGGTGGCACGCGACGGCGGAGATGGTCGAGTTCGAGGGCCCAGGAGGTGGAGCGCTGGTCGTCTTCCACCGGGTCCGCGGGCCGGGCAGCTGA
- a CDS encoding trypsin-like peptidase domain-containing protein, which produces MTLSRSDRPYGQFPRGAEPEPAPAPETPRHIPLRERIIARLRAPLALLSLLLLSWFLVSAVHTGGLAALRAQQEQPTPAPTPQLAAAIYQHVAPSVVQVTANGASGEPSSGAGVIVDDMAEILTSLHIIDGATGITVKFNDGTSSAAQVVARLPDRDIAVLRALAPPARFQPATMGNPGRLSVGDPAFVIGHPFGLTSSLSTGVISGLDRAMNAPGLSQPITGLIQFDAAVNPGNSGGPLVDLHGDVVGIVTGLVNPAGKVFSGVGFAVTIDSAAAGLGIPPD; this is translated from the coding sequence ATGACGCTGTCGAGGTCCGATCGACCCTACGGTCAGTTCCCGCGAGGGGCCGAGCCGGAGCCCGCTCCGGCGCCCGAGACCCCGCGGCACATCCCGTTGCGCGAGCGCATCATCGCGCGGCTCCGCGCGCCGCTCGCTCTTTTGTCACTGCTCCTGCTCAGCTGGTTCCTTGTTTCCGCCGTCCACACCGGCGGACTCGCCGCGCTACGCGCGCAGCAGGAGCAGCCGACTCCAGCGCCGACACCGCAGCTCGCGGCGGCCATCTATCAGCATGTCGCGCCGTCGGTCGTGCAGGTCACGGCGAACGGCGCGAGCGGGGAGCCCAGCAGCGGCGCCGGCGTGATCGTTGATGACATGGCCGAGATCCTCACCAGCCTGCACATCATTGATGGGGCCACCGGGATCACGGTGAAGTTCAACGATGGCACGAGCTCCGCCGCTCAGGTCGTCGCGCGTCTTCCCGATCGCGACATCGCGGTGCTGCGGGCGCTCGCGCCTCCGGCCCGGTTCCAACCGGCGACGATGGGGAATCCAGGCCGGCTCTCCGTCGGAGATCCCGCTTTCGTCATCGGCCATCCCTTCGGACTGACCAGCTCGCTCTCGACCGGCGTCATCTCCGGTCTGGATCGCGCGATGAACGCGCCGGGGCTGTCGCAGCCCATCACTGGTCTCATCCAGTTCGACGCGGCGGTGAATCCTGGGAACTCGGGCGGGCCGCTGGTGGATCTACATGGCGATGTTGTGGGTATCGTCACAGGGCTGGTGAACCCAGCGGGTAAGGTGTTCAGCGGGGTGGGCTTCGCGGTCACCATTGACTCGGCGGCGGCCGGGCTCGGCATCCCACCGGATTAG
- a CDS encoding DUF58 domain-containing protein: protein MLSSVSTPERTLRRLDWTVVRRLDGLLQGNYRTLFRGQGLDLADIREYVPGDDVRNIDWNVTARLDLPHVREYLEDREITAHFLLDLSPSVDFGTQAALKRDLLVDFVGLIARLLTRHGNRVGAILYGKHVEKMVPARGGRMQVLRLIDELQRRPRLESSPATSLAELIETALRSIKRRSLVFIVSDFFTMPGWEKPLGLLAQRHETLAIRLTDPRERELPDIGFVIMTDSETGEALHVDTHDARFRKRFAEVVEKRERELGATFRRAGVDTLELSTEEDLVRTVVRFAATRKLRRARHRAMGRAS, encoded by the coding sequence ATGCTCTCGTCCGTTAGCACGCCGGAGCGCACGCTCCGCCGTCTCGACTGGACGGTCGTCCGACGCTTGGACGGTCTGCTGCAGGGCAACTACCGGACGTTGTTCCGCGGCCAGGGCCTCGACCTCGCGGACATCCGCGAGTACGTACCCGGTGACGATGTGCGCAATATCGATTGGAACGTCACCGCGCGGCTCGACCTCCCGCATGTCCGTGAGTACCTCGAAGACCGCGAGATCACCGCGCACTTCCTCCTCGATCTGTCGCCCTCGGTCGACTTCGGCACGCAGGCCGCGCTGAAACGCGACCTGCTCGTCGACTTCGTCGGTCTCATCGCGCGCCTGCTCACGCGACATGGCAACCGCGTGGGCGCGATCCTGTACGGGAAGCACGTGGAGAAGATGGTCCCCGCGCGTGGCGGTCGGATGCAGGTCCTGCGGCTGATCGACGAGCTCCAGCGGCGACCGCGTCTCGAGAGCTCGCCGGCGACATCTCTCGCCGAGCTCATCGAGACGGCCCTCCGCTCGATCAAGCGGCGATCGCTCGTGTTCATCGTCTCCGACTTCTTCACCATGCCGGGCTGGGAGAAGCCGCTCGGTCTGCTCGCGCAGCGTCACGAGACGCTCGCGATCCGCCTCACCGACCCGCGCGAGCGCGAGCTCCCGGACATCGGATTCGTGATCATGACGGACTCCGAGACCGGCGAGGCGCTCCACGTCGACACGCACGACGCGCGCTTCCGCAAACGCTTTGCCGAGGTCGTGGAAAAACGCGAGCGAGAGCTGGGCGCAACGTTCCGGCGGGCCGGCGTGGACACGCTCGAGCTTTCGACGGAAGAGGACCTCGTACGTACGGTCGTGCGCTTCGCGGCGACGCGCAAGCTGCGCCGCGCGCGCCACCGCGCGATGGGGCGAGCGTCGTGA
- a CDS encoding response regulator transcription factor has protein sequence MVRPPLTGVVTLALTHIRAVPLETQISEVGKAGCDFAVLDEAAADGGLKDAIAEMNKSNKPVLVLVRNHGMQGALNAIGLGATEILRVPFDPAELVIRASQAIHRTTGHLPDLDNDVKIGKLHVDVTNGHIAMNGSAPHLTPLERGLLYVLIANAGRVVSREDIIDVVWGADAEPNSNLVDRHIRDLRRKLQDDWRRPNVLATMRGQGYMVPITD, from the coding sequence GTGGTGCGGCCACCCCTGACGGGCGTGGTCACGCTGGCGCTGACGCATATCCGCGCCGTTCCGCTCGAGACGCAGATCTCTGAGGTCGGCAAGGCAGGCTGCGATTTCGCTGTCCTGGACGAGGCCGCCGCCGACGGTGGGCTCAAGGACGCGATCGCTGAGATGAACAAATCGAACAAGCCGGTCCTGGTCCTTGTACGCAACCACGGCATGCAGGGAGCGCTGAACGCGATCGGCCTGGGTGCCACCGAGATCCTGCGCGTGCCATTCGATCCCGCTGAGCTGGTGATCCGCGCGAGCCAGGCGATCCACCGCACGACCGGCCACCTTCCCGATCTCGATAACGACGTGAAGATCGGAAAGCTGCACGTCGACGTGACCAACGGCCACATCGCCATGAACGGCAGCGCCCCGCATCTCACCCCGCTCGAGCGCGGGCTGCTCTACGTGCTCATCGCGAACGCCGGCCGCGTCGTGTCCCGTGAGGACATCATCGACGTCGTCTGGGGCGCCGACGCTGAGCCGAACAGCAACTTGGTGGACCGCCACATCCGGGACCTGCGCCGCAAGCTTCAGGACGACTGGCGCCGGCCGAACGTCCTCGCCACGATGCGCGGCCAGGGCTACATGGTGCCGATCACCGACTGA
- a CDS encoding VWA domain-containing protein produces the protein MTFLFPVGLWLTLIVPILIALYVWAQRRRQKYALRYASLSLVKEAMGRGPGIRRHIPPALFIAAMFFMTAALARPVMVVVAPAQEGTVILAIDVSGSMQAEDLKPNRMEAAKEAAKAFVARQGEDVSVGIVSFSGDASLVQSPTTDKDLVMKAIDRLRPQRATAIGRGILTSLDAIFENDEEIPPSVQALKALEQSGGQARPAATPPPGGTLNAPATIILLSDGQNNQFPAPLQIIDAAISRGIRVYTVGVGSAEGTILRLQGRQIRTRLDEATLKQIAAMTDAEYFNASNAADLRSVYEKLSTQLVLRQQKTEVTAYLTALAAVLSIVAGGLSLLWFNRLP, from the coding sequence GTGACCTTCCTCTTCCCGGTCGGCCTCTGGCTCACGCTCATCGTGCCGATCCTCATCGCCCTCTACGTCTGGGCGCAGCGCCGCCGCCAGAAGTACGCGCTGCGGTACGCGAGCCTCTCGCTTGTGAAGGAGGCGATGGGCCGCGGCCCGGGCATCCGCCGCCATATCCCACCCGCACTCTTCATCGCCGCGATGTTCTTCATGACCGCCGCGCTCGCCCGTCCGGTGATGGTCGTCGTCGCGCCTGCGCAGGAGGGCACGGTGATCCTCGCGATCGACGTGTCCGGAAGCATGCAGGCGGAGGACCTCAAGCCCAATCGCATGGAGGCCGCGAAGGAAGCCGCGAAAGCGTTCGTCGCGCGCCAGGGCGAGGACGTCTCGGTCGGCATCGTGTCGTTCTCGGGCGACGCGTCGCTCGTGCAGTCACCCACGACCGACAAGGACCTCGTGATGAAGGCGATCGACCGTCTGCGGCCGCAGCGCGCGACCGCGATCGGCCGCGGCATCCTGACCTCGCTCGACGCGATCTTCGAGAACGACGAGGAGATCCCGCCGAGCGTCCAGGCGTTGAAGGCGCTCGAGCAGAGCGGCGGTCAGGCGCGTCCGGCGGCCACGCCGCCGCCCGGTGGCACGCTCAACGCGCCCGCGACGATCATCCTTCTGTCGGACGGACAGAACAATCAGTTCCCCGCGCCGCTGCAGATCATCGATGCGGCGATCAGCCGCGGCATTCGCGTGTACACGGTCGGCGTCGGCAGCGCAGAAGGAACGATCCTCCGCCTGCAGGGTCGTCAGATCCGCACGCGCCTTGATGAGGCGACGCTGAAGCAGATCGCTGCGATGACCGACGCCGAGTACTTCAACGCCTCGAACGCCGCCGACCTGCGCTCCGTGTACGAGAAGCTCTCGACCCAGCTTGTGCTGCGTCAGCAGAAGACGGAAGTGACGGCATACCTCACCGCACTCGCCGCGGTGCTCTCGATCGTCGCGGGGGGGTTGTCGTTGCTCTGGTTCAACCGCCTGCCGTAG
- a CDS encoding LysE family translocator, with product MTVSPGADMALVAKITLERGRRAALVASIGICSGLLVHATASALGLSVILATSAEAFTTVKLVGAAYLAYLGVQALRSSFRHDEADVPPARRGANPFLQGVFSNVLNPKVAVFYLTFLPQFMSPGDDVLLRSLAFALAHSVMGIIWLSAYAYVLSRISAVLGGAGVRRWLERVTGGVLIALGARLALERR from the coding sequence CTGACGGTCTCTCCCGGAGCGGACATGGCGCTCGTCGCGAAGATCACGCTCGAGCGCGGCCGCCGCGCCGCGTTGGTCGCGTCGATCGGGATCTGTTCGGGCCTGCTCGTCCATGCGACCGCTTCGGCGCTGGGGCTGTCCGTGATCCTCGCGACCTCTGCGGAGGCGTTCACGACCGTGAAGCTCGTGGGCGCGGCATACCTGGCGTATCTCGGAGTGCAGGCGCTTCGCAGCTCCTTCCGTCATGACGAGGCTGATGTGCCGCCGGCGCGCCGCGGTGCCAATCCGTTTCTGCAGGGCGTGTTCAGCAACGTGCTCAACCCGAAGGTCGCGGTCTTCTACCTGACCTTCCTGCCGCAATTCATGTCGCCGGGGGATGACGTGCTCCTTCGCTCGCTCGCGTTCGCGCTCGCGCACAGCGTCATGGGCATCATCTGGCTCTCGGCCTACGCGTATGTGCTCTCACGCATCAGCGCTGTGCTCGGAGGCGCGGGCGTGCGACGCTGGCTCGAACGCGTTACCGGCGGCGTGTTGATCGCGCTTGGCGCGCGCCTCGCGCTGGAGCGGCGCTAG
- a CDS encoding FMN-binding negative transcriptional regulator: MLIHRHDAALSDAEWRAFLADHDFGELVVPGVGRDLPIVVPTHFVYDGDKTVWLHLAQPNPVWEALAERPRALLSVFGAYTYIPGHWNQDEYGVPTSYYAAVQLACDVEVLDDPAQIAAILERQLAHFQPEGKHAPVEPGDNRYGKLLGSIRGIRLSVTDVRAKFKFGANRTVEHRLAVAAKLAERGRPLDLEARGNVMRRIEGR; this comes from the coding sequence GTGCTCATCCATCGCCACGACGCCGCGCTGAGCGACGCCGAGTGGCGTGCGTTCCTCGCCGACCATGACTTCGGCGAGCTCGTCGTGCCGGGCGTCGGTCGCGATCTGCCGATCGTCGTGCCGACCCACTTCGTGTATGACGGCGACAAGACGGTCTGGCTCCACCTCGCGCAGCCGAATCCGGTGTGGGAGGCGCTGGCGGAGCGCCCGCGCGCTCTTCTTTCGGTCTTCGGCGCATACACCTACATCCCGGGCCATTGGAACCAGGATGAGTACGGGGTGCCGACGTCCTACTACGCGGCGGTGCAGCTCGCGTGCGACGTCGAGGTGCTCGATGATCCCGCGCAGATCGCCGCGATCCTCGAGCGCCAGCTCGCGCACTTCCAGCCAGAGGGCAAGCACGCGCCGGTCGAGCCAGGCGACAACCGGTATGGAAAGCTGCTCGGATCGATCCGCGGCATCCGGCTCTCGGTGACCGACGTGCGCGCCAAGTTCAAGTTCGGGGCGAACCGCACCGTCGAGCATCGGCTGGCGGTGGCCGCGAAGCTCGCGGAGCGCGGGCGACCGCTCGACCTCGAGGCGCGCGGGAACGTCATGCGTCGGATCGAGGGCCGCTGA
- a CDS encoding malic enzyme-like NAD(P)-binding protein has protein sequence MPDSPPRAVLSPAFRLVFRLEIANRPGMFANVAMVIGERGCSLGAIDLVEATPAVHVRDVTVDCPDEPTGAQLQEDLRRIEGVRVRNVSDRAFLMHLGGKIETKGRVSVRTRDDLSLVYTPGVARICRAIADDPDKVWRLTIRQNCVAIVSDGSAVLGLGNIGPEAALPVMEGKSLLFADLAGITAFPLCLATQDPDEIVRTVVNVAPVFGGINLEDIAAPACFVVERKLRERLDIPVFHDDQHGTAIVVLAGLQNAAAVVRRPLAELRVVIAGAGAAGIATARLLRLAGVSDITLCDRHGIVHAKRDDLNEEKRDVVTMLATTRRGSLEDALAGANVFIGLSGPRIVSLAALRTMGRPRIVFALANPDPEIDPLDAAPEVDVLATGRSDYPNQVNNVLAFPGVFRGLLDARARGVSAEVELAAAEALAGTVPPQVRSAEYILPSVFDRDVVPAVAKAVAAATRDAGLSRKSATPDS, from the coding sequence GTGCCCGATTCGCCGCCGCGCGCCGTGTTGAGCCCCGCGTTCCGGCTCGTATTCCGCCTCGAGATCGCGAATCGACCGGGTATGTTCGCGAACGTCGCGATGGTCATTGGCGAGCGGGGCTGCAGTCTCGGAGCGATCGATCTCGTGGAGGCAACGCCCGCCGTCCACGTCCGGGACGTCACAGTCGACTGTCCGGACGAGCCGACCGGTGCGCAGCTGCAGGAGGACCTCCGCCGCATCGAGGGGGTCCGAGTGCGCAACGTCTCCGACCGCGCCTTCCTCATGCATCTCGGCGGGAAGATCGAGACGAAGGGACGCGTGAGCGTGCGCACACGCGACGACCTGTCGCTCGTGTACACGCCCGGCGTCGCGCGGATCTGCCGCGCGATCGCCGACGACCCCGACAAGGTCTGGCGCCTGACGATCCGGCAGAACTGCGTCGCGATCGTGAGCGATGGCTCGGCCGTCCTGGGCCTCGGCAACATCGGACCGGAGGCCGCGCTGCCCGTGATGGAGGGCAAGTCACTCCTGTTCGCGGATCTCGCCGGCATCACCGCGTTCCCGCTTTGTCTCGCGACGCAGGATCCCGACGAGATCGTGCGGACCGTGGTGAACGTGGCGCCGGTATTCGGCGGCATCAACCTTGAGGACATCGCGGCTCCCGCCTGCTTCGTGGTCGAGCGCAAGCTTCGAGAACGGCTCGACATCCCTGTCTTTCACGACGACCAGCACGGAACCGCCATCGTCGTGCTCGCGGGACTCCAGAACGCCGCGGCCGTTGTGCGTCGTCCTCTGGCGGAGCTGCGCGTCGTCATCGCGGGCGCGGGCGCCGCTGGGATAGCGACAGCGCGCTTGCTGCGTCTCGCGGGAGTCAGCGACATCACCCTGTGCGACCGGCACGGCATCGTTCACGCGAAGCGCGATGATCTGAACGAGGAGAAACGCGACGTGGTGACGATGCTCGCGACGACGCGTCGGGGGTCGCTGGAAGACGCTCTCGCCGGCGCGAACGTGTTCATCGGGCTGTCCGGCCCGCGGATCGTCTCGCTCGCCGCTCTGCGCACGATGGGACGGCCGCGCATCGTCTTCGCGCTCGCGAATCCGGATCCGGAGATCGACCCGCTCGACGCCGCCCCGGAGGTCGACGTGCTCGCTACAGGGCGCAGCGATTACCCAAATCAGGTGAACAACGTGCTCGCGTTCCCCGGCGTCTTCCGCGGTCTGCTCGATGCCCGCGCGCGAGGTGTCTCGGCCGAGGTCGAGCTCGCCGCGGCGGAAGCGCTCGCCGGCACGGTCCCGCCGCAGGTGCGATCGGCCGAATACATCCTGCCCTCGGTGTTCGATCGTGACGTCGTGCCCGCCGTCGCGAAAGCCGTCGCGGCCGCCACGCGTGACGCCGGTCTCTCGCGAAAGAGCGCGACGCCGGACTCGTAG
- a CDS encoding helix-turn-helix transcriptional regulator, giving the protein MPTRALAPAPPLARLVRANRERLRLTQGELAEQVGVSRSAISELEAGRIEQPRAAVFARLGKALGLPAAALLAAAGYPAEGEVVMGLEADEIALLAVSLAQLAGNEREWLRSRLLELRDLLILRGSAARSTSKRPRRVKGRV; this is encoded by the coding sequence ATGCCGACGCGCGCGCTCGCACCCGCTCCCCCGCTCGCTCGGCTGGTGCGCGCTAACCGCGAGCGTCTTCGTCTCACGCAGGGCGAACTTGCCGAGCAAGTCGGCGTCTCGCGCAGCGCGATCTCCGAGCTCGAGGCCGGTCGCATCGAACAGCCGCGCGCCGCGGTGTTCGCACGTCTGGGCAAAGCTCTCGGTCTCCCGGCCGCGGCGCTGCTCGCGGCGGCGGGCTATCCCGCCGAAGGCGAGGTCGTCATGGGTCTCGAGGCGGATGAGATCGCGCTCCTCGCGGTGTCGCTCGCGCAGCTCGCCGGTAACGAGCGCGAGTGGCTGCGCTCGCGACTACTCGAGCTGCGCGATCTCTTGATCCTTCGGGGCTCGGCGGCACGAAGTACTTCCAAGCGACCTAGGAGAGTGAAGGGCCGGGTGTGA